The Oxyura jamaicensis isolate SHBP4307 breed ruddy duck chromosome 5, BPBGC_Ojam_1.0, whole genome shotgun sequence region ACATACAAAGAGTAAGAAGCAAAAAAGTACAGAATCATAACcgtaataatcataataataatcataaatacTCAAATCTATCATTCATAGATTGCAATGACAACACTGATAGCTTATTATCATTAGTATTAAGAGTGGGAGGGGGAACAGGACAGTGGGAGGGGGTTCTGAGGGGCACAGTCTCCTAAGGGGCAGACATAACAGGGATGAAGgtccaaagaaacaaagagaagggctgggaaggcagcaggggctggggacactgCTGCCGAGGCTAGGGACGAGCCTGCTCCAACCCAAGCCTCTGGCTCGGTGTTGCCGACCTGGTCTCTGCCCTCCCTCCAGCTGCGCTCAGCCTCTGAGCTGCGGTGGGAAGGGTCCTGCCatggggctcagccccaggggcaggctggggctggagggaagggCGCCATGTCCCTCCTAGACTAAAGGAAAGCTGGGGGTTGGTCTGGAGGgacctttcctctcctctgccctcacTCCTGCCACCACAAAGGCATCCACCCTCATCGGATCGGGGTAGAGAGCCCGTAAAAAGGCTTGGCCACGAGATGACGGGGAGGGCGACCAGCCCGCACATCCGTCCTCACTGTAACTCTCTGGTTCATGGACGAAGTGGTCCATCAGGCAGAgcctgatttaaaaaaacactgaagttaaTTGCAAGCCCCTTGGTGACCCTCATGGCTTTGGGTCAGCACTGGCACTAGATGATCAGGCAGACCTGCCTCATCAAGGGGTGTTTTCTGGATGCAGCCTTAAAATATTGCACATGAGAGGACTTCTGGCGCACACACCCAGCATCAAGGGGAAGAATGAATATGAAGTACGTCAAAGGAAGGCTGCAGAGGTGGGTGGTGAATGTCTCCTGGCAGCTATGATCTATCTATGAGTCTTAAAAGGTTTCTCTGTGCTCTGGTTTCAGAGGAGAGAGCAGCCCACAGTGCCTAAAGCCTCGAGCACAGCTGAGGAGCATCCAGGGGCATGGCAGGGTGGAGATGACAAATCACAAACCACATATCTGCTTTTTTGCAGACATTTAGTGTCTCATCTACAAcactctccccttcctccttgaCTTAGTCCAGCTGCTTTTTTACTCCTGTACAACACCACATCTGATAACAGGATGAGTTATACGAGcccttgctgctgcctcctgtcaTCCTCCCACCTGGCTGTGCCAACCTGTTTTTCCTATTAAACCACTTGAGAAGTCCCTGACTCCTCCCTTCACTGGCCAAAGCTCCACCTAATGCATTCCTGCCAACAATTTGTCTGACCTGAGCTGGTACCAACCCGCGAGGACCACAGGATGGGCAGGAACTGGGTGATGCAGAGCAACGAGCAATATCCCCGCTTTGCTCAGGAAGAGGTGCCACcacccagggcagcaggaggcgaTGGGCAGAGAATTACTTCCTCTACCTTTTGTGGCCAGGAGGGAGAAATTTTTCAAGTTCCAATGAGAACATAGCACAAATGACGGGCAGAAAGGGTAGATTGTAAATGAAGTTGATGAGGTTGTCGTCAGGAtgaggctggcagagcaggcaaCAACTAGCAGGGTGTGAGGGGCTGAAAACTAGGCAGGCGAAGGCTGAAAAGCCCTGGTGCTACTTTTCCAACATCATCACTCTCTCAAACCGTCAGGTTAATTTGTGGCCACACGGCCGGGAGGAGGAACGCTCTTTCTACCTACTCCAAGGTTCAGGTCGGCAAGACTGAGCTGGTTTGAGGCATTTGCTGGAGGAAATGATGGAAGTTGGTGTGCTCTCAAGGGACCTCGGGGGACCAGGCAGGAGCACATGGGGACTCCCCAGCACGGCCCCAttgaaaaaacaggaaaaataaagtcaagCCGATGACAGCAAGGAGCCTCCAGGGAGGCTCGCCTCGGCTGTGGGCATGCACATGGAGGCAGAGGAGTttggggagcaggcagctggagcGAGCTGCCCCTCCACACATCATCGCAGCCCCTCGTGCCTCTGGGCTGCGTTCACTTTTAAACCTGAGATTGCTTGTTTTTGTCACGTGTAGCTTGATCTAGAGAGAGAAACGAACAACAAGAGGAGGAAcgaggggaagggagaaaaaaaactgtgcggatccagaaaagaaaaattgctcaAAGGATGACATAGGACACGGACACGCACGAACGGAGACCCCTGAGGTATTAGCTTTGCAAACTAGCGCGAGACAAGGGAGAAAGCAAAGACAGCCACAGGGAGAGATGTGCtttgcagcagaggcagctcagTGCCTACAGCTCCAGAAAGCAGCTTCTCAGCAAGCCTGAAGTCGGCCTTTGGAGGGGCAAGGGCTTGGCTCCCCATGGGTATGGGCAGCTGGGAAAGGGGGGAAGCACCCGCAAACATATTCCCCAAGAAAAACTCAGCCCAGGAGTTTCAGGGCTTTGGGACAGCAGGCAAAACACCCCCACCATGAAATCCCAACCATAAGCCACTTCCCCTCCTGATGCTATGGCAGCATTGGatgccttccccttccccgcGCATCCCCAAGGATGCCCAGTGCCCTTCCCTCCATTTTGGGTgactccctcctcttcctctcctgccagGAAGGGCAGcccaggggagggaagggggtggCAGCTGGAATGGGGACAATGGCCAGGATGGGAACGATGTCTAGGATGGGAAGGATGGACAGGATGGGGAGAAGCAAACAGGGActaaggagaagggaagaagcgGCAGCAGCTTCCAAAAAGGGAAGTTTTCTGGCTCAGTTTGTGTTGCAAGAAGATTTTACGGCTTGCTTGTTCACGTGTTTGTTTCTAGAAAAAGTGCTCCGAAGAGTTTCCTGTCCCCTTTTCGCTGCACCCGGAGGGAATGGGGGAAAATCTTTGTTGTCGACATGAGCTATAGAAGGAGCCACAGGCCTCAGATATTGCTTAGAAACTCgtatttcagatttaaataCCATACACAGTAAAAATAGAGCTGAAAGTACCGCCCCACATTGTCTGCAAATCATTGCCAGAATGAAACAGcttcaataaattaaaaacaaaacaaaaaattgaaatattatttacGTCTCAATAAAAATTGCAGTAAAAccatttacctttttttttttctttgtgtgtgtgtgtgtgttttctttatattatatataatatatatttatatatgtataggGCTGCTCTAGTGCAGCATCTTTAGGATACTCAGCCAGAGAAACACGGGGGCGCATGCTTAGTGCACCGGGGTGCAGGGAGGGGATGGCTGGGGTGCCCCTTCCCCACCTTGACGGAGCGGTGCTGTGCCCTGTCCCCATGGGAccacatcccccccccccaagtcaGGAGCAGGTTCTGCTCACCCTCCTGACCCCAAATTGTAATTCCTGACCCTTCCCTCTTGAATTTTACACCCCAAATTTGAGCATGGGGCTCTGAGGGCTACTCTCCTGTCACCGCTCCATGTGCAAAAGCCCAGGGTGATGTCCCCAAGGTCTGGGGCATGGGAGAGGGACCAGGatgggcacgggggggggggggggggggggggggggagaacgGACACTAAGCATTCACCATGATGTTTCCTGACTGTGGATTAAttcctctttgctttcattttggcATGTGCGCTCCCGAAAATGCACACACGGGTATAAATACTCCCCACCCGCCCTCCCCACGTCTCTCCCCATCTTAAAtatcccccctccccccgctgCTCTCCAAGCGCCTGCGATGGGTGTCAGGACACCTCGATGATCTCCATGCTGCCCGAAAAGCTCGACTGTTTGCCTATTTTGCCCAGCTCTTCCCGGGACCTGCCCTCGGACATGGTCTCCTCGAACTCCATCTGGCAGCTCCTCCTCTTGAACTGCTTCTCGGCGCCGGCCTCCTCGTGCCAGCTGTGCCTCCCGTCCCGCGCCTCTGCCCGCTGCTTGTCCCTCAGTCTGATCTCGCAGCCCCCTGGCACCCCGTTGCACCCGAAGGGGGGATATGGGCTGGCGCTGGTGAACAACGTCCCACCGCTGGTGCtaccgccgccaccgccgccgccaccgccggcTGAGTCCGTGCCAAAGTACCAGCCTCCCTCGGAGgacggggtgctgggggacTCCAGGTGGACGCCCCCCCAGGAGCCGTTGGAGGATGGTGGTGGGCCGGGAAGGCAGAGCCTCGGCGGCTGCTGGAGGCTGTCCTCCGTCCCGGGGCTTTTCCGGGCTGTACCAACGTTGAGGCTGAGCCCGTGGGCTGGCGAGCCCGCCGCGTGCCGGTGTTTGCGCCGCTGCCTCACCTTGGCCTCCAGCAGGAGGTCGGGCCCGCTGGGCCGGTCGGGGCTGTCGGGCACTGGGGAGAACTGGCCGTTTGGCCCCGAGGGGCTGTCCAGCTTGCAGAGCTTGGGGGCCTCCCCGGTGCTGGGAGGGCCCGGGGGGTCCTGCCGCAGGCCAGGGGAGTAGGCAGATTTGATGTCCAGGGAGAAGGAGCGTTTCAGGCGGTTGGTGTCCTGGATGCGCTCCGAGGAGAGGTGCAAGCCATTGAGTCCTTGCTGCAGCGCCGTGGGTGACAAGATCTTGGGAGGCCCACCTTGCCTCTCGGGGTCACTGGGGGGGGGTGCGGAGGTTGTGCTTCTCGGTGCCTCCTCGACCTTCTCTGAGGTAGACGGTGCGGGGTGCCTGCCTCCCTCAGACACCTCGGCTGGGTCCTGTGGGGTCTCTCCCTCACCTCGGTCGCCCTGGGCTTTCAGGGCCTTGAGGAGCTTAAGGCTCCTCTCGTACTCCAGGAGCTGGCCCAGGAAGTTGAAGTTGGGTGAGATCGACGGGCGGCGGTCCTTAACGAACCTGCCAAGAGGTGCAGACAACCCTGGTTGGTGTTTGGGGGGGGTCCGTGGGTCACCCCTACCCTCTCGGTCTCTTTGGGGCATCATCCAGGACCTTCTACCAGACCCCCCCCCTGAAGAAAGGAGTTTTGGGGAACCTTTACCCCTTGGGCTTCGGGATGGTCTAGGGTAAAGCTGGCACTGCTCAGACTCTGGGGTTTTACTCCTCCCCACCTCATTTTACTGTTCCCAACCTTCCTCTGTGCATGCACTATGTGAAGGGAGGGCTTGGTTTGGTTTCACCAGGATTCAGCCAAGGCAAGACAAAACTTCAGGGAGCTCCCACCCCCTCCTGGGCTGAGATGGCTTTCCTTCCCTGGGCTGAAGCACGCCAGCACAACCCCTCCCCGTCCTCCAGGGAACTCTCACCTGTAAGCATCGTCTGACGACATACCCATGGTCTTCATGATGTAGGCGATGGCAATGGTGGCTGACCGGGAGATCCCTGCCAAGCAGTGCACAATCACCTGGCAGCTCGACACCTTGGCCTTGtctggagcagggcagaggaaaCAGAGTTGTTGATGTGGTGAGCAAAATGGCTCTAGCCTCTCTTCCCAGCCCTCAGCCCCCAGTGTGTGAAAGGGTAAGGGTCCTTGAGACCCTTGGAGGAGGCCAGAAGAAAAGTCCAGGTTTTGAGGGCCAACTGAAGGGTCTGTAAGCATTATAATGAAAGCTCACCAATGAATTCAATGGATTTGTCCAGCCAGGGAAGCAGCTTCTCACAGTAGTTGTCATTGACAGGAATGCGCATGAAGTGACTATCACAGATGAAGTCTGGCTTGGGACAGGAGTTGCTGGCGTTGAGGACATAGCTTATCCCGTTCTGCGTCATCAGGTCCTGGTGGGAAAGAGGGGATTGAAAAATTGGCTGAGTTCAGCTGCCACAGAGTGCTGCAGACCTGTCTCTCCACACACTCCCTGCTGTTACCCATCccaatatttttcccttgtgtctcctgctgcttcttggcCTAGCTGAAGCTACCATCAGCCCGTTGATGCTACCTGGCTGATGCTCAGCACAGACTGGCTAAGAAGGATGTGCCCATTTAGATGACATGTTTGAAACTCAGTAGGTCTTTACTTTGGCCCATTGTCATGACCAAAGACTCTTGGAAGAGGGTCCTGGAGGGGAAAGCCCAAGCACCCCAGTATGAGAGGAAGAATGggaaaatgtaagaaagaaaaccaattaAAACTTTCACTGAAAGCTCAGAAAGTATCAGTTCAGAGAGAGAGGAGGCACCTCACCAGTGGAGTGGGGTGAGTTATCGGTAGCACCCTATGTTAACAAATGGTGACCCATTTCTTTGTTCTCGACCcatacagaaacacagcaggagTTCTCAAAGGTTTGCTAGATGTTCACAGTTCTTCACTAATTCGTACTGAATTCAGCTCAGAAGA contains the following coding sequences:
- the DUSP8 gene encoding dual specificity protein phosphatase 8 isoform X1; this encodes MAGDRLPRKVMDPKKLASLLRNGAEGTLVIDSRSFVEYNSWHVLSSVNICCSKLVKRRLQQDKVSITELIQPASKMKVEAEEHQDVVVYDQSTRDVTGLAADSFLSILLGKLDSCFHSVSILTGGFATFSSCFPGLCEGKPAAILPMSISQPCLPVANVGPTRILPHLYLGSQKDVLNKDLMTQNGISYVLNASNSCPKPDFICDSHFMRIPVNDNYCEKLLPWLDKSIEFIDKAKVSSCQVIVHCLAGISRSATIAIAYIMKTMGMSSDDAYRFVKDRRPSISPNFNFLGQLLEYERSLKLLKALKAQGDRGEGETPQDPAEVSEGGRHPAPSTSEKVEEAPRSTTSAPPPSDPERQGGPPKILSPTALQQGLNGLHLSSERIQDTNRLKRSFSLDIKSAYSPGLRQDPPGPPSTGEAPKLCKLDSPSGPNGQFSPVPDSPDRPSGPDLLLEAKVRQRRKHRHAAGSPAHGLSLNVGTARKSPGTEDSLQQPPRLCLPGPPPSSNGSWGGVHLESPSTPSSEGGWYFGTDSAGGGGGGGGGSTSGGTLFTSASPYPPFGCNGVPGGCEIRLRDKQRAEARDGRHSWHEEAGAEKQFKRRSCQMEFEETMSEGRSREELGKIGKQSSFSGSMEIIEVS
- the DUSP8 gene encoding dual specificity protein phosphatase 8 isoform X2 produces the protein MPVDVMLAPAEDQFWTDMHEGQMKLKIRVRRMKESRDMRGGFATFSSCFPGLCEGKPAAILPMSISQPCLPVANVGPTRILPHLYLGSQKDVLNKDLMTQNGISYVLNASNSCPKPDFICDSHFMRIPVNDNYCEKLLPWLDKSIEFIDKAKVSSCQVIVHCLAGISRSATIAIAYIMKTMGMSSDDAYRFVKDRRPSISPNFNFLGQLLEYERSLKLLKALKAQGDRGEGETPQDPAEVSEGGRHPAPSTSEKVEEAPRSTTSAPPPSDPERQGGPPKILSPTALQQGLNGLHLSSERIQDTNRLKRSFSLDIKSAYSPGLRQDPPGPPSTGEAPKLCKLDSPSGPNGQFSPVPDSPDRPSGPDLLLEAKVRQRRKHRHAAGSPAHGLSLNVGTARKSPGTEDSLQQPPRLCLPGPPPSSNGSWGGVHLESPSTPSSEGGWYFGTDSAGGGGGGGGGSTSGGTLFTSASPYPPFGCNGVPGGCEIRLRDKQRAEARDGRHSWHEEAGAEKQFKRRSCQMEFEETMSEGRSREELGKIGKQSSFSGSMEIIEVS